The DNA window GGACCAAATATCATCCTAAACTCTTTCAACATGCtccaaattatcaattaaatctAAGATTGAATGTGAGACTAGGGCACCCTAACTTGGTATGAGACcaaatataaatcatttctcATAGGGGAACCAATAAGAGAAACATGGTTAACAATCTCGGGAAAGTGCAAAAGAGGAGAAAAATGCTCAATATTTGCCTTAATTGTGTGCATCTTAGACGAATATTCTATAACCTTGACATGACCCTTATTTGAGGCGAGACATTCATGAGAAAGATGAGCCAAATATAGCGGTGGAATAACCTCGGACCCAACCTCATGACCCGCCTCTTCTCCTAAACACACTGTGATATCTGTAGAATACCCACTTATTATCCTCCACAATTGTCAACCATTCAACATTAGAAAGCCTAGCCAAACAAATATGATACACATAGAAATGAGTCATCACTAACTCCTTAACACGTGCTTTTAATGTCGTCGGACTCGTAGGATGAGTTGTCGATAAAGGTTCAATAAGGATATCATTGTTAATATCAGAACAAGAACTAATATCCGTCGTTATTAAAATCTCAGTAAAACATTATGGTCAAACCATAACATTACAATCATGTGTTTTGTTATCCACAAGAAGGACTTCTAAATATATGACGTTTGGCTCAAGCGACAAGAATTCGGACCCATCCTTCATTGTTCCCTCTTTGATTACTCTCATCACTCTCATCACACTCAATACACCCACCAATATCATCACATACTCTACGGAGAATATTAGAGTTCCATATCAATGTAGACATTCAAACAAACGAATCCAAATACCATTCTGAGTTGAACTGGTTCAAACCTCCTAATGACATGCTCAGTTTCATACGCTTGTCTATTCACATCCACAACATTAGAAATGTCACACTTAACCTGCAATTTCTCAGTGATGATCGATTGACATAGTCCATCCTCCACCAATGGAATTAAACAATTTACAATCGACATTATAAATGTTGTTTTGAACTCACACCATAAAGCAATGTTCCTTTCATGAAAAAATTTCTCCATTATTAGGGCCAGAACCAAGTCGCTCATTCTTCCATGATGATGATCAAAAAGATTTATGGATCAACTTCAAATGATTCTCATTCACTTTGATCAATCTCCTTTTGCCCAATTTACATTCTGAAATAACCACAACTCTAAGACGATCTAATAAGGTTTGAAATTTGAAACACTTACCACCGACCACTAACTTTTTTGTCCAGTCCAACAAAACAATGTGCTTTACTAAGTCAACTTCCACTGCATATGATGGTGTATAGACGACGCGAGAATCCGACTACGTGTAGCTAGGAACTGCGTTGGTGCGAACCGGCATCTTCTCGACTCACTAGTTTCAAATTGGATGGGTTGGACGGCCCACCAAGCATTTCTCCTTCCACCGCGTATTCACTTCAAAACCAGACACGATAGGTTCCATAAGAGTTAGACGAGACAGTCGGCTGACGACCGATGGTTTATGAGACCCTTCAACTCCTCCTGGCCCTTTTGAGAATTCATCCTTCCTTCGGTCGCCTAACTTGAGTCCAGTCGTCTACTAGATGGACAATGCACCCTCCCCTACCAACCAAATACCAGTCATCCTCCTGAGTAGGACTGTCGATGCAGACTCCACCAAAGAATAATGAATTAACAGTGTCCCCACTGTTTCTCATAACCATATAGATttataagaattataaataatataatagacaCAACTGAAACTGACCTCACACAAAAGGTTATAAACCACTCTTTCAATATGATGATAACTAAGATAATGAACcgaaattaaaatagtaaaagaatCACTAGTTCACATCATCATAAGTAAAAAGGAAGAACCTTATACAAAACTGTTAGAATCTGATCTTACAGAGTTTAAACCGATGGATGATTTGGACAGTTAAAAATATGTGCAAGCTTGAAATACACCATAAATTCAGTGGCAAGAGTGATTGATTTCAAGAGTTCAGTGGCAAGAGTGATTGATTTCAAGAGTTCAGTAAATGCAGAGCTActagtgaaaaataaaaaaacttaatggGGAAGAATGAAGCATACTAAATGCTCAGTGGCATGTTTGAAACATACGAAATTTAATGGATCTGTCTGCCtccaattttatattatttttattttaattcgcATGACATTGGCAGTGTACTCAGCTTCCATCAAGCGTTGCGTTTTTTAGTGGAATGGAACTCGTGATCTTTGGGTTTGTTTGTCCGCTTCTATTTCttaattcttatattatttcttttaattttttacatacGATGGACTATGGCCGCCTGCGACCTAAAGAAGAATCCTAGCTGAGGCTCGGGAGATCACGCTCACCGAAACCCAGGACCTACGGTGGCTCGTGGCGGCGCCGGACGAGCTAAGACAGCGGGCTGCCGGAGGAAATTCCCATTCACATTTTCTTCCACTGTGGGGAACGGTAAGGGCTTGAACTTGGAGAGTTTGTTCTTGGCGCTTCAAGGAACATAACCCCAAGTATCAGAAAATAGGTTTTGTCTAGCTCTGAAGGGTTTAAGGATAGGACTTGTTTAGGCTAGGAgagttgaaaaaaatgaaaaagctTTGGAAATTCTCCAACATATTTGGAGAAAAAAATTTCCAATGGAGAAATCCCTTGAAGGCTAGAATGTTTTCTCCATAAATTTGGAGATTGAGCAATCTTTGAAGGCCTCCATGGTCATAATCTTTACATTTTGGATTTCATAACTTGAAACACACTGAatctcattaataatttattcatgtGTAACTAGAGACAGGTAGATTTAGAAATAAGTTCCATATGAACTAGCTAGCTTACATAATATTTCTTGGATTTTCTATGCTTAAGTTTGAGAAAGACTAATTAAATTTGcaataatcaatatttttcttaattaaatatgtcgtCTACAATTATATACATACTTGTATATACCACACAAGTACTGAAAACTCATAAGTTAAAGGTAGAGTACaataacttatgtaattcattattataaattcgTGTCTTCACATTCAATCTGATATTGCATGCTTAAATTTGGCTTTTTCGATTTTGGTTTCTTCATACTCTGTAAGAGTACAGAGTATATGTAGTTCGCATTTTACAAACTTCTCTTTAATTAccatttaacattttaactctCTCAATCTAATCCAAAACACATATTGATCGACTCGTATCAAGGATCAACATTTTTGTTCCACCACAATCACTAAGTTTATGGAGTGGGAGTACTCTACTACATTTTTCTTCAGGGTTAATTTGTTCTTGCTCGAAAAATATTTGTTCAATCTTTTGACAATTGCTATATATTCAGCTCCATTGAAGATCTAGACCATACTTTGCACCGAAAGAAACTTACCCTCTTGCACTTACGCTACTCTCCCACTTATTGTGGAATCGCCATTATTGAACCTAGTCACAAATGGAAGGCTCGGTGATCATGGATTGTTCAAAGTCGTACAATGTAAATATCACAATGTCAGTCTCTCTAGTTAAGGTCGGTTTCTGACACCAATATTTGATTGGAAGAGATATTGTGTTTGTCTTCTCCAATTGATCAATGGCTCAAAGGTTTCATATATAGCAATGTCCAAAAAATTTCATACACCAGTCACGCATGCATAAGAATGTATTTGTGAATCTGTAATggaagaattaattaattaataactgaTGTAAAGGAAATTTAGGGAAGAAATAGAGAAAGGAGAAAGAGTCGGTTcgatttcttaatttaaataaaaaacaaaaagacaTGCATGACATGACTTAAATTAACGTACGAACATAGCCAACTCAGACGACCATGAAACATGCAACATGATGAATATATTCATTAACTCATCATAGTCGTCCATTTCGTTAACGCTTCTCTGCTATGATTGATCGATCGATTATAGTCTCGTTTGGATATAGTTAGGCTAAAAGCACAAACCTCCTCCTTATTATGTTAACCCCATTATAAATattcactatatatataaaataataataaaggtaaATAGGTGGTGATATAATTAACTAGGTAACTTTTTAAGagtatgttatattttttttttttggctgTAAAAGTTTGAGAAACGAAAGAATTAAGGTAAAAACGAGGGACCAGAGATCATAGATTTGTGGACTCCGGTGAAAACGTCATGAATAGAGGCTCTATAAATCCTTGTCCCAACACCATCATCTTTCCTGCAACctctttcttctcttctcttctcttcccTCTCTCTAGATATCTTATGTGTTCTTCTTATTCCTCTTCTTGTGGATCTGAATCTGAATCTCTAGTTATATGAAATGGATAAGAAACCATGTAACTCAGTAGTAGATGTGGAAGTTAGAAAAGGACCATGGACCATGGAAGAGGACATGATCCTCATCAACTACATCGCTAACCACGGAGAAGGCGTTTGGAACTCTCTTGCTCGATCTGCTGGTaatctcttctttttcttctttcatcGCGAGTTTTtgacctaattttttttacaaacccTAATTTTGAGTACTAGGTTTGAAAAGAACCGGAAAAAGTTGTAGACTGAGGTGGTTGAACTATCTCCGACCGGATGTGCGAAGAGGTAATATCACTGCTGAAGAGCAACTCTTAATCATGGAACTGCATGCCAAGTGGGGAAACAggttagttatatataattatataataataaattgaagtAATTTTTCTTAACCCTAACTTATGAAGCCCAATTCATGGATCTTTAGCcatgtatatttatatacatgtaCAAGTAGGCTAGCTCTTCATAATAATGGAGattgagaaagagagagagaaagagagaaattgaaaCGTGGGGAATTGTTTGAAGCTTTGAATATCCCAACGTGAAAAAGCTTGTCCATGAATTGACAAGATCTTGTTTAAAGTACAACGTGCTAAATTACATTCATTCCACATCTATGATTTCTTTAAACAACTAATTCTATACAATATATATCCAAGGTAACATACCATGTGTAACATTGAAAAAGAAATCACTCGAGTCCTTTCTTGATTGgaatctttgtttttttttcttttctcaaagAAGTTTGGTAAAAAAAAGATCGATTACGAGACATAAGTTTGCACTTTTCATGTTTTGTTCTGATAAGTTATCGAGTCTGTATATGATTTTAAGCGTGTTATATTGtacatttttttcttgatttaatatatagttaaaacttttttttagatatatatatatatatatatatatatatatatatatatatattaaataataatataatagcaATTTCATACAATTTAGGTGCACCATGAATTTCATtacttcattttttaattattgaatttaattttggtATAAGAGTTTTCAGAATATTGGAaacaataatttcttattaaCTAAGAACCGTTCTTTTATGatatttctcattttgtttaaaaaaaattataatcaagtGAATAGTAATTGtctaattgaaattaaaaaaaaacattaattttttttttaaatcagaagaacataaaaaaaacaaatcttgtTAAATAGCTACTAGTTTTAGaagaaaatatgatattaattaacTCTAATTTAGTTAAATTAGTAGAATAAATCAATATCCACTTATATGTTAAacattgtttaatatatttgctaattatatctatatatcttcCTTATACTTATAAATAACAATAGTACATTTTAAAACACTTATGAGCAGGATTCGTTACTTAAACTGGAAACTAAACTTCTTAGTTAATATAAGAtcttgtttgaatttattttagatattgTGTAAAATCTTCTAGGAATGGTTTAGATCCTTACCCGTTCCAAACAAAGCTAAAAGATATTTAATAcaacatttaacaaaaaaaaaatagatatatatgTTGTACTAGCTATGGACTACAGCTGTTACAGGAACTACCACGTTCTGAATGcgcaaaaaaaaaagttaccaTTTTtatgctgttttttttttacatcaCGTGCCTAAAATCCTCTCTCCTATACACCTTTCACAGTTggaatagagagagagagttggCCATCTGCTTTGAGTGAAGTTGACAGCTACCATATTGTTTTGTCTATTTAAGGAAAGTTTAAATTAGGGTTTGTACTAGCCATTACATGCTATGTCGATATGCCTCTACTATCTATTAATCTAAAGAAAATagttgttttcttcatttttacactttttttttgaTAGATTAATCAACATACAATTTAAGCATAGTTTGTCCTAAACTTTGTTTTGATTGAGATTATGAAAAGTTCGAATTGTTTTTGCAAAAACAACCCCaagtgtattaatatatatacgatgaaaaaaaacaattaaaagtatttttagttgataatttaataaattgataaagaaaaagtgaaaattatgatttattttattactatttaaataactaaaaccgactttataaattttgatatggTCCCATAActataagttataaataatgtgtttattTATGGTAGTGTAATATTCGGTGTAAAGACTAACATATACCactattctaaataatcaatcCACTAAATAAACTagcacacttttttttttaagttaaatgtCATTATTGGTGAAGAAAAATCAAACTATATTAGTATAAGTTATTATGtttaagaaatataagagaaaatGGGAAAAGTTTGAAACTTTAAATGAAGATTGATAGTCAAAtctttctatttaaatattaacgtatttaattgttatttagaTAACGAAACTCAAATATCAATAGAACTATTGGTTCCACATTTTTTTTACCCGGGTTTAATTTCTCGATGACTAGCATAATTCCCTCACTCACAACATTTATTTAGTGAGCATTTTATTGTGAAAATCGAATGTGTTACTatcatttgattttgataattagaTGTACTAATGTTATTAagaaaagtttaattaaaattccaaaatttatttaaaaatatattattttactttggAATTAATGATTAGGTCGAAAGGGAATAATTTTATCTTCAAACATGGAACATGAAGACCTTCAATTTGAGCCATTGAACATGCTTTAAATTACTTGTGAAGATCACGTCTGTATTGATTGCGGGCCATACTTGTTGTAGTTTTCCCCTTAGGCCATCTTTTTTTGCCTCCCATATTAATTAAAATCCTTCAAAAATCAAAGTATTTATCTTATTATGTTACCAATTAACTTTTATATGTTTATAGCATTagagttttaaattttgaatttgcaGATGGTCAAAAATTGCAAAACATTTACCGGGAAGAACTGATAACGAAATAAAAAACTTTTGGAGAACTCGGATTCAAAAGCATGTCAAGCAAGCAGAGAATTCCAATCCACTTATGCAAGGTTATGAGCACAATGACCACAATGCTAACTCAAGTGCTAGCACGAGCACAAGTCAAATGTCTGGTATTGTGGGTCACAATCAACAACATGAGCATCACGCGAATGATAATTATTCGATCCAGCCATGTGCCGAAAACATGGAAACTAGCTTTCCAACAACTAATTTCTCTACTGGATGGAATGATAATAATTGGAGCATGGAAGATCTTTGGAATATGCAGTTGCTCAATGGTGGCGAGTAGATATTTTCGCTTTAAATAGTACAATGAGAGTGATTTTAAtgatagttaaattttaaattatcatatcatatatatatatatatataatatcatatgtAAATCTTGGTACTCTAAGAATGTTGGGTTTGTAAAATATGGTCTATCTCTATTTTATTGGAATGTGTTGATCGATCTCAAATCGCTTTATAAGTTCTCAAAACCAAATTAGAACCTCAATTGTtcatttgaaaatgttttttagATCTGAATTTAAGTTTGagtttgaataagaaaaaatagtcaaaataattttttataagatacttgtttttgttaagacCTAGAATATTTAGGTTCTAATGCTAAGAACTTATTTCTCAATAATTAGTGTTATATTCCGTTCTAAACAATTTGGGTTTTATATATGTATTCACTATGGTCAAATATTTTTACACATTCTCTCTTCCAAAGAACTTTACTCCACATTTGACCAATCACCATGatgttactattttttttaagtggtttttttcattatttctcCATGTGACTCCTATTTCCTTAGATGACATTTTTGGGTAGgataaatgtttaaatttatttcataatcaaataattaattctccAATATTAAACAAGAtacttcatattttttaaataatttaataataagacGATGAATCTAACCACGTTATAATATCCTGCACTTTGGTCGTATAGGGTACATTATTGAATTCTAGGAGtcttatcatttttatcataagAATTAGTTTTTTCTTGAAACGAAAACGTCAGTCATTATAATATAGGCTTTCACCCGATTTGTCATGGATTGGATAATGACTAATTAAAATCACCACTAAAAATAGTTCAGATATGTAAAGACGATATTTCCTGTCGTTAGAAGTTTTAACCAATAATGACggaaattatgtatatatatattttccgaattatatatatataatatttttgtgaataaAAATTTCATATCATGGAGATATACCCGTCCACCTTTTTGTGATAGTgcagaagattttttttttccctAAATTTGATTTCTCTTACAACTAGAatagatataattaattttaaaaaatagccaattaatttaagaaaatctAGATTCAATACCATGTGTGCCGGAACTACTTTTATCAGAAAATCTCACAAAAACAtccttaattataaattaaactgtAAAAATTGTAAATGGTTGAAATTAAACTGTAAAAATTGTAAATGATTTCgcaacctttttttttaaaaaaaaactactttTTGTTTgatacaaatacaaatttaataaaagatagtcattaaaataaatgttataaactaATCAAATCACATAAATGAAACATACAAAATGGAAAATTCCTTGAAAAAGAAACTCaatcttaaaattatatagttatGTCAAACATACATGtctattgatttattttaaccgttttatttattttttatttcctcTTTTAATACTAGTTAAATGATTTCTCTTCGATATAAGGCAGCATatttagaagaagaaaattaaCTCGTAAAATTTTGTCTCTTAGTCACGAATCTTACCGTTTAGTGTCAAACTAtcttaataatttctttaaaattgtatttttagcGAGTCAAATTGGATTTTAATAGTAAATTAAACCTTAAAGTGCTTGGATCACACTTAGTTGCTTTTGACTAGGTATGGAAGATTTATGATTACCTGACCATCAGGACTTCTACATCATAAACTTCGGCAGGTCACCGAGTAGATTGATCATGTCAATATTGTCTTTTGCATCCTTGGTCCACATTAAAATTAACAATtgttttgatataaaattattaaaaactagtTAAAATTTTCGAGTTAATTTTCAATATGTGAATagtatgaaattataaatatcaaatgAGCAAAAAGTTCTCATAATAAGTCCAAATTATAACTCAAGTCTTGTCATGTGTCAATTATTTAGTCCAACTTTATTGTATTAGTCACGGTTTGAACAAGATTATTATTGGtatttcatgttttttaataaataattatatactatTGTGCtctctttttttataattagattaattCTAATCAATAATTATATCACTAGTAGGGTTGTCTGTAACGAATGTAATGTAAGTACTAACAACCATATAGATTTGTTACGGATACtatataatagtaaaataaacacaattatcGAGAACTATCGTCGAGAGTGAAAGAATACTCTCGGTAATATTAATTACTATCACCGAGAGCAGCATCGGTAACATTTTTAGGTAGGataaatttttgaatttatttcataatcaaataattaattcttcaatattaaacaagatttttcattttcttaaaataatttataacaagACGATGAACCAAATTATTATCTCATGCCCTTGGGTCGTCAACTCTTTAGAGATGAAGTAGGTCATGTCAGGTACATTATTGAATTCTAGGAGACTTGTATTGTATTTGTTAGcttatacaaaaatttaaagcTAGCACGAGCACGAGTTAAATGTTTGGAGAACACATATTCAGAATTCAAATCCACTTATGAAAATTTAAACTTTTGGAGTACTCGGATTAGAAGCATGTCAAGCAAGCAGAGAATTCCAATACATTTATGCAAGGTTATGAGCACAAGGACCACCATGCTAACTCAAGTGCTAGAACGAGCACGAGTCAAATGTCAGGTATTGTGGGTCATAATCAACAACATGAGCATCATGTGAATGATAATTATTCGATTCAAATTTGTGCCGAAAATATGGAAACTAGTTTTCCCACAACTAATTTCTACACTGGATAGAATGATAATAATTGGAGCATGAAAGATCTCTGGAATATGCAGTTGCTCAATGGCGGGAAGATTTTCACTTTAAACAGTACAATGAGAGTTATTTTAAAgatagttaaatttaaaattatcatattatatatataatattatcatatgTAAATGTTGGTAATCTAAGAATGTTGGGCCTTTAAAATATGGTATATCTCTATTTTATTGGTATGTTGTTGATCGATCTCATATCGGTTCATAAGTTCTCGAGACCAAATTAGAACCTCAACATTTGGAAAAGTTTTTTAGATTTGAATTTATGTTTGAGTTAGAATGAGAAAGAATCatcaaaacaaaatctttaaaaaatacttGTTTTGACCTAGAATTGCATTCCTAAGCTAAGAATTTATTTCTCATAATTAGTGCTATTAATTATTCCATTATAATGAATATGGGTTTTATGTATTCACTAACAATATGgtcaaatatttttacaaattctCTTCTCCAAACGACCATTACTCCACATTTGACCAACCACCACAATgttattcttttttcttttaagatatagttttttatttctctatGTGACTCATCTTTCCTTAAAT is part of the Impatiens glandulifera chromosome 1, dImpGla2.1, whole genome shotgun sequence genome and encodes:
- the LOC124921324 gene encoding MYB-like transcription factor EOBII, coding for MDKKPCNSVVDVEVRKGPWTMEEDMILINYIANHGEGVWNSLARSAGLKRTGKSCRLRWLNYLRPDVRRGNITAEEQLLIMELHAKWGNRWSKIAKHLPGRTDNEIKNFWRTRIQKHVKQAENSNPLMQGYEHNDHNANSSASTSTSQMSGIVGHNQQHEHHANDNYSIQPCAENMETSFPTTNFSTGWNDNNWSMEDLWNMQLLNGGE